The Kitasatospora sp. NBC_00374 genome has a segment encoding these proteins:
- the nadE gene encoding ammonia-dependent NAD(+) synthetase, producing the protein MTDLASTAVQQEIARDLQVSPSFEVHHEIERRVAFLTDRLLSTGLRALVLGISGGVDSTTAGRLCQLAVERVRADGREATFFAMRLPYGTQADEKDAQLALEFIRPDRILTVDVKPACDAALEAVLAGGTVFRDPHHQDFVHGNIKARQRMVAQYAVAGAHDGLVVGTDHAAEAVSGFFTKFGDGAADVVPLTGLTKRRVRAVSQALGAPAELIWKTPTADLETLDPGKPDEEALGVTYDDIDDFLEGEPVDGAAFEAVVRRYRLTEHKRQLPIAP; encoded by the coding sequence GTGACCGACCTGGCGTCCACCGCCGTGCAGCAGGAGATCGCCCGGGATCTGCAGGTGAGCCCGTCCTTCGAGGTGCACCACGAGATCGAACGCCGGGTGGCCTTCCTCACCGACCGGCTGCTCTCCACGGGCCTGCGCGCGTTGGTGCTGGGGATCAGCGGCGGCGTCGACTCCACGACCGCGGGCCGGCTGTGCCAGCTCGCGGTCGAGCGGGTCCGGGCCGACGGACGGGAGGCGACGTTCTTCGCGATGCGGCTGCCGTACGGCACCCAGGCCGACGAGAAGGACGCCCAGCTGGCGCTGGAGTTCATCCGGCCCGACCGGATCCTGACCGTCGATGTGAAGCCCGCCTGCGACGCCGCGCTGGAGGCGGTGCTGGCCGGCGGCACGGTCTTCCGCGACCCGCACCACCAGGACTTCGTGCACGGCAACATCAAGGCCCGGCAGCGCATGGTCGCGCAGTACGCGGTGGCGGGCGCCCACGACGGCCTGGTGGTGGGCACCGACCACGCCGCCGAGGCGGTCTCCGGGTTCTTCACCAAGTTCGGCGACGGCGCGGCCGACGTCGTCCCGCTCACCGGCCTCACCAAGCGGCGGGTCCGGGCCGTGTCGCAGGCCCTGGGTGCGCCGGCCGAGCTGATCTGGAAGACCCCGACCGCCGACCTGGAGACCCTGGACCCGGGCAAGCCGGACGAGGAGGCCCTCGGCGTCACCTACGACGACATCGACGACTTCCTGGAGGGCGAGCCGGTCGACGGGGCCGCCTTCGAGGCCGTCGTCCGCCGCTACCGGCTCACCGAGCACAAGCGGCAGCTGCCGATCGCCCCCTGA